A genomic region of Methylobacterium durans contains the following coding sequences:
- a CDS encoding septal ring lytic transglycosylase RlpA family protein: MTQANAPVAAGQQPASPASNRSDQLGSGRAVWYQHAGRTASGETYNPDGLTAAHRTLPLGTRVRVVNRKNGHSVIVRITDRTNKRTQRKSNYVIDLSRGSARKLGIEGVASVALYRAQ; this comes from the coding sequence ATCACTCAGGCCAACGCACCGGTTGCGGCCGGTCAGCAGCCCGCCTCACCTGCGTCCAACCGCTCGGATCAGCTCGGGAGCGGGCGAGCCGTCTGGTACCAGCATGCCGGCCGCACAGCGAGTGGAGAGACTTACAACCCGGACGGGCTTACGGCGGCGCATCGCACCCTGCCTCTGGGGACACGGGTGCGTGTGGTCAACCGGAAGAACGGTCACTCTGTGATCGTGCGGATTACCGACCGGACCAACAAGCGCACGCAGCGCAAGAGCAACTACGTCATCGACTTGTCGCGTGGAAGCGCACGGAAGCTCGGCATCGAGGGAGTGGCATCAGTAGCCCTGTACAGAGCTCAGTAG
- a CDS encoding integration host factor subunit beta — protein MVRSELVTRLATQNPHLYERDCEAIVNAIFDRIEDALAAGNRVEIRGFGAFSTKNVRGREGRNPKTGESVVVAEKKAVHFKPGKEIRLRLNPELPDALPELRRAG, from the coding sequence ATGGTCCGCTCTGAACTCGTCACCCGCCTGGCGACGCAGAACCCGCACCTCTACGAGCGGGACTGCGAGGCCATCGTGAACGCGATCTTCGATCGGATCGAGGACGCGCTCGCGGCCGGCAACCGGGTCGAGATCCGCGGCTTTGGAGCCTTCTCGACCAAGAACGTGCGGGGGCGCGAAGGCCGCAACCCAAAGACGGGCGAGAGCGTGGTCGTGGCGGAGAAAAAGGCCGTACACTTCAAGCCCGGCAAGGAGATCCGGCTGCGGCTGAACCCCGAGCTGCCTGACGCTCTGCCCGAGCTGCGACGGGCAGGCTGA